One Moorella sp. E308F genomic region harbors:
- a CDS encoding dimethyl sulfoxide reductase anchor subunit family protein: MTNWEWPLVFFTIFAQMAVGYLVMVVPGAAGKANPRWTYLLPAGILATAMVISLGHLGHPENAYRALTHLASSWLSREVLLFSLCFLLLLAAYLAAKGGKQPLARLAAVLALASGLLGVLASALIYVLPARPAWYNFHTVLTFFLTALLLGPALGMCLEQLLPGLAPWLEGGLASRALVSLLLLSIISSLSYLTFLAAAGPEARLTLTTLLASPWWWLRVLAGWLAPLAVSYQLRRQERGSLSLSLVLLLLLLAGELIGRALFYGTAVPLAIG; this comes from the coding sequence ATGACAAACTGGGAATGGCCCCTGGTTTTTTTCACCATCTTCGCGCAAATGGCCGTCGGCTACCTGGTCATGGTGGTTCCAGGTGCAGCCGGTAAAGCTAATCCCAGATGGACCTATCTCCTGCCGGCCGGGATTTTAGCGACAGCAATGGTTATCTCCCTGGGCCACCTCGGCCACCCGGAAAACGCCTACCGGGCCTTGACCCACCTGGCTTCCTCCTGGCTGAGCCGGGAAGTCCTGCTTTTCAGCCTGTGTTTTCTCTTGCTCCTGGCAGCTTACCTGGCTGCAAAGGGAGGAAAGCAGCCCCTGGCGCGGCTGGCCGCCGTCCTGGCCCTGGCCAGCGGCCTCCTGGGGGTGCTGGCCAGTGCCCTCATCTATGTCCTGCCGGCTCGCCCGGCCTGGTATAACTTTCATACCGTCCTTACCTTTTTCCTGACAGCCTTACTACTGGGCCCGGCCCTGGGGATGTGCCTCGAGCAGTTGCTCCCCGGCCTCGCCCCATGGCTGGAAGGCGGCCTCGCCAGCCGGGCTCTGGTCTCGCTCTTGCTCCTGAGTATCATCAGCTCGCTGTCATACCTAACCTTCCTGGCCGCAGCGGGGCCGGAAGCCCGGCTGACCTTGACCACTCTTTTGGCCAGCCCATGGTGGTGGCTGCGGGTCCTGGCCGGGTGGCTGGCACCTTTGGCCGTCAGTTATCAGTTACGCCGGCAGGAAAGGGGCTCTCTATCCCTCTCCCTGGTCCTCCTGCTCCTTCTCCTGGCGGGAGAATTGATCGGCCGGGCCCTTTTCTACGGTACAGCAGTACCACTGGCCATCGGTTAG
- the rplT gene encoding 50S ribosomal protein L20 produces the protein MARVKRGVTKHQRHKKILKLAKGYFGAKSKLFRPANEQVLKSLAYAYAHRRERKGDFRKLWIARINAAARMQGITYSRLINGLKKAGVEVNRKMLADMAVNDVAGFNRLVNMAKEKLGLGA, from the coding sequence ATGGCCCGTGTAAAACGTGGTGTCACCAAGCACCAACGCCATAAAAAGATCTTGAAGCTGGCCAAAGGCTACTTTGGCGCTAAGTCCAAATTATTCCGCCCCGCCAATGAACAAGTATTAAAATCCCTGGCCTATGCTTACGCTCACCGGCGGGAGCGCAAAGGCGACTTCAGGAAGCTTTGGATTGCCCGCATTAATGCCGCCGCCAGGATGCAGGGCATTACTTACAGCCGCCTGATTAACGGTTTAAAAAAGGCCGGCGTTGAAGTTAACCGCAAGATGCTGGCTGACATGGCGGTGAACGACGTAGCAGGTTTTAACCGCCTAGTGAATATGGCAAAAGAAAAGTTGGGTTTGGGAGCATAA
- a CDS encoding 4Fe-4S dicluster domain-containing protein, whose product MAKQLGFLVDTEKCIGCFSCEMACKNEYQTEVKPRWRRVYQQREASLPYPERNFMSLACNHCADPACLKVCPVGAYSKREDGIVLQDHARCIGCRLCTMACPYGAPQYNEKDRRVEKCQLCYQKVDRNEEPACVAACPVGALQLIKDLNSFPEPGTVKELPGFPDITITRPSVRFVPPRAGVQIRRDV is encoded by the coding sequence GTGGCCAAGCAACTGGGTTTTCTGGTGGATACGGAAAAATGCATAGGTTGCTTCAGCTGTGAGATGGCCTGCAAAAACGAATATCAAACGGAGGTCAAGCCCCGCTGGCGGCGGGTCTACCAGCAGCGGGAAGCCAGCCTCCCTTATCCGGAGCGCAACTTTATGTCCCTTGCCTGCAACCACTGCGCCGACCCGGCCTGTCTCAAGGTCTGCCCGGTGGGGGCCTACAGCAAGCGCGAGGACGGCATCGTCCTCCAGGACCACGCCCGCTGCATCGGCTGCCGCCTGTGCACCATGGCCTGCCCCTATGGGGCCCCTCAGTACAACGAAAAGGACCGCCGGGTGGAAAAGTGCCAGCTCTGCTACCAGAAGGTAGACCGCAATGAGGAGCCGGCCTGCGTGGCCGCCTGCCCGGTGGGGGCGCTGCAGCTCATAAAGGATCTCAATTCCTTCCCCGAGCCGGGCACTGTAAAAGAACTGCCGGGATTTCCCGATATAACTATTACCCGGCCATCCGTCCGTTTCGTACCCCCGCGAGCCGGAGTCCAGATCAGGAGGGATGTTTGA
- a CDS encoding molybdopterin-dependent oxidoreductase, whose translation MAYQLTRRSFLKGLAAGSALTALTAYGGLKYAAPAAAVEAGYPEAGAGAKVFRNVCPRNCYDTCSMLSYVKDGVLRKVSGDPVNTFTNGRLCVKGYTYTRRVYSPDRLKYPMKQEPRGSGKWQRISWDEALEIIARKILAIKKEYGSTLPICLNKYSGNFDILHYGIEGMMSSIGYTTRALGTPCWPAGIDAQTYDFGTLWNNDPEDLVNSRYIILWGVNPAWTSVHSMRFIYAAREKGAKIVAIDPIVTQTAAKADLYLQIKPSTDGALALGMARHILDNGWVDVEYLKANAVGWEEFFEYLRREVTLEWASKITGIPAGVIADLAREYATNKPAAIWIGYGLQRHTNGGQNVRAIDALAAITGNVGKSGGGALYGHLETWGFNYAAMTMPKPAGAVGVKKPDGTMSDRFININNFGAELLNTNDPPIKMLWIACRNPLSQDPEPQVVQKAFETMDLVVTVDHFLTRTAAWSDIVLPATTHFEEYGVNASYWHYWVGINEQAIEPYFEAKNDVQIAMLLAAKLNALEPGSCTYPTSGNLEEWVGKEFNPKMLDLLGISDYRELKKGPRKAKLPPAAWADGKFRTPSGKIEIKSSEAPKYGLPALPIYVPEKQPSPEYPYRFFTPHWRYGLHSQFQNIDWMMNVSPEPYVEIHPATAAAKGIKDGDWVKVYNEIGYVTLKARITATTAPEVLVAYEAWYKDLNYNINYTVKAVPSDMGKKATGNRGLAFHDNFVNIEKVR comes from the coding sequence ATGGCTTACCAGCTTACCCGCCGGTCTTTCCTGAAGGGCCTGGCCGCCGGCAGCGCTTTGACTGCCCTTACTGCCTATGGTGGTCTGAAATATGCTGCTCCCGCCGCCGCTGTGGAGGCAGGCTACCCGGAAGCAGGAGCCGGTGCAAAAGTTTTCCGCAATGTTTGCCCCCGCAACTGTTATGATACCTGCAGCATGCTAAGTTACGTCAAGGACGGTGTCTTACGCAAAGTCAGCGGCGATCCGGTCAATACCTTTACCAACGGGCGCCTGTGTGTCAAGGGATATACCTATACCCGCCGGGTCTACAGCCCGGACCGGCTCAAGTACCCCATGAAGCAGGAGCCACGGGGCTCAGGCAAGTGGCAGCGCATTTCCTGGGACGAAGCCCTGGAAATAATCGCCCGGAAAATCCTGGCTATCAAAAAAGAGTACGGCAGTACCCTGCCCATCTGCCTGAATAAGTATTCCGGCAACTTTGATATTCTTCATTACGGCATCGAAGGCATGATGAGCAGTATCGGTTATACTACCAGGGCCCTGGGAACGCCTTGCTGGCCGGCTGGTATCGACGCCCAGACCTACGATTTCGGCACCCTCTGGAACAACGACCCGGAAGACCTGGTCAATTCTCGTTATATTATCCTCTGGGGAGTAAATCCGGCCTGGACTTCTGTCCATTCCATGCGCTTTATTTACGCCGCCCGGGAGAAGGGGGCGAAGATCGTCGCCATCGACCCCATTGTCACCCAGACAGCCGCCAAGGCGGACCTCTATTTGCAGATTAAACCGAGCACCGACGGAGCCCTGGCGCTGGGCATGGCTCGCCACATCCTGGACAACGGCTGGGTGGATGTGGAATACCTCAAGGCCAATGCCGTCGGCTGGGAGGAATTCTTTGAATACCTGCGCCGGGAAGTGACCCTGGAGTGGGCGAGCAAGATCACCGGCATCCCGGCCGGGGTAATCGCCGACCTGGCCCGGGAGTACGCCACCAACAAACCGGCGGCCATCTGGATCGGTTACGGCCTGCAGCGCCACACCAACGGCGGTCAGAACGTCCGGGCCATCGACGCCCTGGCGGCTATTACCGGCAACGTGGGCAAGAGCGGGGGCGGCGCCCTCTACGGCCACCTGGAAACCTGGGGTTTTAATTACGCGGCCATGACAATGCCCAAACCGGCCGGGGCGGTCGGGGTAAAGAAACCCGACGGCACCATGAGCGACCGCTTTATCAACATCAACAATTTTGGCGCCGAACTGCTCAACACTAACGACCCGCCCATCAAGATGCTCTGGATCGCCTGCCGCAATCCTTTATCCCAGGACCCCGAACCCCAGGTGGTCCAGAAAGCCTTTGAAACCATGGACCTGGTGGTGACGGTGGACCACTTCTTAACCCGCACCGCCGCCTGGTCGGACATCGTCCTGCCGGCCACCACCCACTTTGAAGAGTACGGCGTGAACGCCAGCTACTGGCACTACTGGGTGGGGATTAACGAGCAGGCCATTGAACCCTATTTTGAAGCTAAAAACGACGTGCAGATCGCCATGTTGCTTGCGGCCAAACTTAACGCCCTGGAGCCCGGCTCCTGCACTTATCCCACCAGCGGCAACCTGGAAGAATGGGTGGGCAAGGAGTTCAACCCCAAAATGCTTGACCTGCTGGGCATCAGCGACTATCGCGAGCTGAAAAAGGGGCCGCGCAAAGCGAAACTTCCCCCGGCGGCCTGGGCGGACGGCAAATTCCGCACGCCTTCCGGGAAAATCGAAATTAAATCATCCGAGGCCCCCAAATACGGCCTGCCGGCCCTGCCGATATATGTCCCGGAGAAGCAGCCGTCGCCGGAATACCCCTATCGCTTCTTTACGCCTCACTGGCGCTACGGCCTCCATTCCCAGTTCCAGAATATCGACTGGATGATGAATGTCAGCCCTGAACCTTATGTGGAAATTCACCCGGCTACGGCTGCCGCCAAGGGGATCAAGGACGGGGATTGGGTTAAAGTGTATAACGAAATCGGTTACGTCACCCTGAAGGCCAGGATTACCGCCACCACGGCACCGGAGGTCCTGGTGGCCTACGAGGCCTGGTACAAAGATCTCAATTACAATATCAATTACACAGTAAAAGCCGTGCCCAGCGATATGGGCAAAAAGGCCACCGGTAACCGCGGCCTGGCTTTCCATGATAACTTCGTTAATATCGAGAAAGTGAGGTGA
- the infC gene encoding translation initiation factor IF-3, whose product MRVNGEIRTREVRLVGIDGQQLGIMPTREALRIAQEQGLDLVEVAPNARPPVCRIMDFGKYKYEQSKREREARKKQRIINIKEVKLRPNIEEHDFQVKARNAIRFLEDGDKVKVTVMFRGREIAHADLGMKLCQRLADQVADLASIEKPPKVEGRNMVMILAPKA is encoded by the coding sequence TTGAGGGTCAATGGAGAAATCCGGACCCGGGAAGTGCGCCTGGTTGGCATTGATGGACAGCAGCTAGGGATTATGCCAACACGAGAAGCCCTGCGTATCGCCCAGGAACAGGGCCTGGACCTGGTAGAAGTGGCTCCCAATGCGCGACCGCCAGTTTGCCGCATCATGGATTTTGGTAAATATAAATATGAGCAGAGCAAGCGGGAGCGCGAGGCGAGGAAAAAGCAGCGGATAATAAACATTAAAGAAGTAAAGCTGCGGCCCAACATTGAAGAGCATGACTTCCAGGTCAAAGCGCGCAATGCCATCCGCTTTCTGGAAGATGGTGATAAGGTCAAGGTGACCGTTATGTTCCGGGGGCGGGAGATTGCCCATGCCGACCTCGGGATGAAGCTGTGCCAGCGCCTGGCCGACCAGGTGGCAGACCTTGCCTCCATTGAAAAACCGCCCAAAGTAGAGGGGCGCAATATGGTTATGATTCTGGCCCCCAAAGCTTAA
- a CDS encoding TrmH family RNA methyltransferase: MELITSAANRYVKLARSLKERSWREKRGLYLIEGIHLLEEARQAGIPLEVVLYSPQILAAPRGEQLVAGLQEAGYRCLAVTEELMQAISTTVTPQGVVAIAPFQASSLTRLLSRPSPLLMVAAGLQDPGNLGTIWRTALGAGATGLILTRGSVDPFNPKVVRAAMGATFKLPVVSGVEPATLMRELEACGIKLVVADVGAPLVFWQADLRPPLALAVGSENHGPGRELLAAATARVGIPMVGPVESLNAAVAAALLLYEALRQRQDFCR, translated from the coding sequence GTGGAGTTAATCACTTCGGCAGCCAACCGTTATGTGAAGCTGGCCCGTTCTTTAAAGGAGCGTTCCTGGCGGGAGAAAAGGGGTCTTTATCTAATCGAGGGCATCCACCTGCTGGAGGAAGCCCGGCAGGCCGGGATACCCCTGGAAGTAGTTTTGTACAGCCCGCAAATTCTTGCCGCCCCGCGGGGAGAGCAGCTGGTAGCCGGCCTGCAGGAGGCTGGCTACCGCTGCCTGGCGGTGACGGAGGAATTGATGCAGGCCATCAGCACGACCGTGACGCCGCAGGGAGTGGTGGCTATAGCCCCCTTCCAGGCAAGTTCCCTGACAAGACTCCTGAGCCGGCCTTCTCCTTTGCTAATGGTGGCCGCCGGGCTGCAGGATCCGGGGAATCTGGGTACCATCTGGCGCACAGCCCTGGGAGCCGGAGCTACGGGACTGATTTTAACCCGCGGCAGCGTTGACCCCTTTAACCCCAAGGTAGTCCGGGCGGCCATGGGGGCCACCTTTAAGCTGCCGGTGGTTAGCGGCGTGGAGCCAGCTACCCTGATGCGGGAATTGGAAGCTTGCGGGATAAAGCTGGTAGTGGCCGACGTCGGCGCGCCTTTAGTTTTCTGGCAGGCGGACTTAAGGCCCCCCCTGGCCCTGGCCGTGGGCAGCGAGAATCATGGCCCGGGAAGGGAATTGCTGGCCGCAGCTACGGCCCGCGTGGGCATTCCCATGGTCGGGCCGGTGGAGTCCTTGAACGCTGCCGTAGCGGCGGCCCTCCTTTTGTACGAAGCCCTGCGCCAGCGGCAGGATTTTTGCCGTTGA
- the rpmI gene encoding 50S ribosomal protein L35 yields MPKMKTHRGAAKRFRVTASGKVKRARAYKSHLLAGKAPKRKRRLRQPALIDRTDRRRIARLLPYQA; encoded by the coding sequence ATGCCCAAGATGAAAACCCACCGCGGCGCGGCCAAAAGGTTCCGCGTCACAGCCTCGGGAAAAGTAAAACGCGCCAGGGCTTATAAAAGTCACTTGCTGGCCGGAAAGGCACCAAAGCGCAAGAGACGGTTGCGCCAGCCCGCCTTAATCGATAGAACCGATCGCAGGCGTATTGCCCGGCTCTTGCCTTACCAGGCTTAG
- a CDS encoding potassium channel family protein has protein sequence MKQFAVIGLGRFGSSVARTLARMGHQVIAIDSDEAKVEALMNDVTTAIQADARDEEALKAAGIRNVDVAIVAIGENVEANILVTLIVKEMGIKCVVAKAMNDLHGKVLAKIGADKVVFPERDMGIRVAHTLASGNVLEHIDLSPEYSIVEIVAPARVAGKTLGQLNLRAQHGVSVMAIKRNDKILAAPGADDVVEEGDIMVLVGRNKALERLQES, from the coding sequence GTGAAACAGTTTGCCGTCATTGGCCTGGGACGTTTCGGGTCCAGCGTAGCCCGCACCCTGGCCCGCATGGGCCACCAGGTAATCGCCATTGATAGCGACGAGGCCAAGGTGGAGGCCCTCATGAATGATGTCACCACGGCCATCCAGGCTGATGCCCGCGATGAGGAAGCCTTGAAGGCGGCTGGCATTCGCAATGTGGACGTAGCCATTGTCGCCATTGGGGAAAATGTCGAGGCCAATATCCTGGTCACTTTAATCGTCAAGGAAATGGGCATTAAGTGCGTCGTAGCCAAGGCCATGAACGACCTGCACGGTAAAGTCTTGGCTAAAATTGGTGCGGATAAAGTCGTTTTCCCGGAGCGGGATATGGGAATCAGGGTCGCCCATACCCTTGCTTCCGGCAACGTCCTGGAGCATATCGACCTTTCGCCGGAGTACAGCATTGTGGAGATTGTGGCCCCGGCCAGGGTGGCGGGTAAGACCCTGGGGCAGCTGAATTTACGCGCCCAGCACGGTGTCAGCGTTATGGCTATCAAACGCAATGATAAAATACTGGCTGCTCCCGGAGCCGACGATGTGGTGGAAGAAGGCGACATCATGGTACTGGTAGGCCGAAACAAGGCCCTGGAAAGGTTGCAGGAAAGCTAA
- a CDS encoding 4Fe-4S dicluster domain-containing protein, whose translation MKQRAFALRLERCVGCRNCQLACKNEHRTASRINWRQVREGEEDGRRYYVSLACNHCRNPECFRVCPEKAYWKRRDGLVLHLPRRCQGCQACVQACPYQAPRYNPETRQAEKCNFCLARLDEGLQPACVAACPTGALNMMTWESDPGEAPYSQWVAFLPDPALTLPSLQINRSGESRHYWQQVQQEEVCNFYKITADSLEIIQKRLKKKDRQGEAGRKRGAKDGECKWIF comes from the coding sequence GTGAAGCAAAGAGCCTTTGCCCTGCGCCTGGAGCGCTGTGTTGGCTGCCGCAATTGCCAGCTGGCCTGCAAGAACGAGCACAGGACAGCCAGCCGTATCAACTGGCGCCAGGTAAGGGAAGGAGAAGAAGACGGCCGCCGTTACTATGTATCCCTTGCCTGCAACCATTGCCGCAACCCGGAGTGTTTCCGGGTTTGCCCGGAAAAGGCCTACTGGAAGCGGCGCGACGGCTTGGTCCTGCACCTGCCCCGCCGCTGCCAGGGTTGCCAGGCCTGCGTCCAGGCCTGTCCCTACCAGGCCCCCCGCTATAATCCGGAAACGCGCCAGGCAGAAAAATGTAATTTCTGCCTGGCCCGCCTGGACGAGGGGTTGCAGCCGGCCTGTGTGGCCGCCTGCCCCACCGGGGCCCTGAATATGATGACCTGGGAAAGTGATCCCGGCGAGGCCCCCTATTCCCAGTGGGTAGCTTTTTTGCCTGATCCAGCCTTAACCCTGCCTTCCCTGCAAATAAACCGCTCTGGAGAAAGCCGGCATTACTGGCAGCAAGTCCAGCAGGAGGAAGTTTGTAATTTTTACAAAATAACAGCCGATAGTTTGGAAATAATACAAAAAAGGTTAAAGAAGAAAGACAGACAGGGAGAGGCAGGCAGGAAAAGGGGCGCAAAGGACGGAGAGTGCAAATGGATATTTTGA
- a CDS encoding molybdopterin-containing oxidoreductase family protein, producing the protein MVGVPVYRSACPCNCYDACAMLTYVEDGRVVKLEGDPQHGYTLGRLCAKGYAYSRRVHSPERLRYPLRQYPRGSGNWQRLSWEEALELIATSILDLKARYGSTLPVALNKYSGNFGWLQNIIDVFFDSLGPTTRAGGSPCWSAGLDAFYLDFGRVTSPDPEDLARNKCIILWGTNPAWTAVHSLPFLQQARDQGGRVVVIDPVFTATAKWADYYLQIKPGTDGALALGVLAYLWQRGRLDEEGLSRYAAGWPALRSYLAGLSQAWAARETGLEVAAITELAEMYATSRPAAIWIGFGLQRHTNGGQNVRAINALAALTGHLGTGGGGVYYAHLDTWPRVGSGPGAPGQAGNRYLNMNNFAAELLHCQDPPVKFLWVAGRNPLTQEAGARLLSQALNTLEMIVVVDHFLTPTARLADIVLPAASLFETWDIVSSYWHRWVAVNEPALAPWYESWSDLEIVAALADKLNELSPGSSTFPSHKKARDWLDELFDRRMQELFGISCWQELLSGPRKARPPELPERIELDSARAGELGLPNLPIYIRPASPPPEYPLQLLTTHQQYGLHSQFQNLDWLQALNPEPVVLINPAAARKRDLAEGDVVRVFNGQGEIIARAKIEPGVPEAVVVAYEGWYGRDKYQGTRLFSPGDYNVNFLTSPLATDMGILTTGFPGCAFYDCFVEVCRL; encoded by the coding sequence GTGGTGGGTGTGCCTGTTTACCGTTCTGCCTGTCCCTGTAACTGTTACGACGCCTGCGCCATGCTGACTTATGTGGAAGACGGCCGGGTAGTCAAACTGGAAGGAGACCCACAGCACGGCTATACCCTGGGTCGTCTCTGTGCCAAGGGTTACGCCTACAGCCGCCGGGTGCATAGCCCGGAGCGGCTGCGCTACCCATTGCGCCAGTATCCCCGGGGTTCCGGCAACTGGCAACGCCTTTCCTGGGAGGAAGCGCTGGAACTTATTGCCACCAGCATCCTGGACCTTAAAGCCAGGTATGGCAGCACCCTCCCAGTTGCTTTAAATAAATACTCGGGGAATTTCGGCTGGCTGCAAAATATAATAGACGTCTTTTTTGATAGCCTGGGCCCCACCACCCGGGCCGGGGGCTCACCCTGCTGGTCGGCAGGCCTTGACGCTTTTTACCTTGACTTCGGCAGGGTGACCAGCCCCGACCCCGAGGACCTGGCCAGGAATAAATGTATTATCCTCTGGGGGACCAATCCTGCCTGGACGGCGGTTCATTCCCTGCCGTTCCTGCAACAGGCCCGGGACCAGGGGGGCAGGGTGGTGGTCATCGACCCCGTCTTTACAGCGACGGCAAAGTGGGCCGATTACTATTTGCAGATTAAACCCGGTACTGACGGAGCTCTGGCCCTGGGTGTCCTGGCCTACCTCTGGCAGCGAGGGCGTCTTGATGAAGAGGGCTTAAGCCGCTATGCGGCAGGATGGCCGGCCTTACGTAGCTACCTGGCCGGGCTGTCCCAGGCCTGGGCCGCCAGGGAAACCGGCCTGGAGGTTGCCGCCATTACCGAACTGGCGGAGATGTATGCTACCAGCCGGCCGGCAGCCATCTGGATCGGCTTCGGCCTGCAGCGTCACACCAACGGCGGCCAGAACGTCCGGGCCATCAATGCCCTGGCAGCCCTGACCGGTCACCTGGGAACCGGGGGTGGGGGAGTGTATTACGCTCACCTGGATACGTGGCCCAGGGTTGGAAGCGGGCCGGGGGCGCCAGGACAGGCTGGCAACCGTTACCTGAATATGAACAATTTTGCCGCCGAACTCCTGCACTGCCAGGATCCACCGGTTAAATTTTTATGGGTGGCCGGCCGCAATCCCCTCACCCAGGAGGCTGGTGCCCGGCTGCTCTCTCAGGCCTTAAATACTTTAGAAATGATCGTGGTCGTCGATCACTTTCTGACCCCCACGGCCAGGCTGGCCGATATCGTCTTGCCCGCGGCTTCCTTGTTTGAAACCTGGGATATTGTTTCCAGCTACTGGCACCGCTGGGTGGCCGTTAACGAGCCCGCCCTGGCACCCTGGTATGAAAGCTGGAGCGACCTGGAGATAGTTGCCGCCCTGGCGGATAAACTAAACGAGTTATCCCCCGGCAGCAGTACCTTTCCTAGCCATAAAAAAGCAAGGGACTGGCTGGATGAACTCTTTGACAGGCGCATGCAGGAACTCTTTGGCATTAGTTGCTGGCAGGAACTTTTGAGTGGGCCGCGTAAGGCCCGGCCGCCTGAACTGCCGGAGAGGATAGAACTGGATTCAGCCAGAGCGGGTGAACTGGGCCTACCCAACCTGCCCATTTATATACGGCCAGCCTCGCCGCCGCCGGAATACCCCCTGCAGCTCCTGACCACCCACCAGCAGTACGGGCTCCACTCCCAGTTTCAAAACCTGGATTGGTTGCAGGCGCTTAATCCTGAACCAGTGGTGCTGATCAACCCCGCCGCGGCCCGGAAACGAGACCTGGCGGAAGGAGATGTGGTGCGGGTTTTTAACGGCCAGGGAGAAATAATTGCCAGGGCGAAGATAGAACCGGGTGTGCCGGAGGCGGTAGTGGTGGCCTATGAAGGTTGGTACGGAAGAGATAAATACCAGGGGACAAGGTTATTTTCGCCGGGGGACTATAATGTCAATTTTTTAACGTCTCCCCTGGCAACCGATATGGGCATTCTTACCACCGGCTTTCCCGGTTGTGCCTTTTACGACTGCTTTGTGGAGGTCTGCCGTTTGTGA
- a CDS encoding TrkH family potassium uptake protein, translating into MVIATGTLLLSLPIASQSGQPVAVIDALFTATSATAVTGLVTVDTQTTYSLFGELVILTLIQTGGLGFMTLSTLVALLLGKRITLKERLVMQEAMNQLTVEGVVRLSKYVLIFTLFAEGLGALLLSIRFSSQMPLGQAIYFGIFHAVSAFCNAGFDLFSRSLVDYRGDLLVNMVITLLIIFGGLGFSVVADIYTKRSWQRLSLHSKIVIRTTLLLIVTATVIIFLLEYTNTKSLAPLPLGEKILASYFQAVTPRTAGFNTLVIGDLRPVTLLFITILMFIGASPGSTGGGIKTTTFAAIAVAVWTIIRGNVDIEVFGRRLPRGTVLKALAIAAVSLLLIVTVTGILLITEQADLQMVLFEVTSAFGTVGLSMGLTPKLTVAGKLLITATMFTGRVGPLTLAFAIAQRLGRQGIKHYPEERIIVG; encoded by the coding sequence GTGGTTATCGCCACCGGTACGCTCCTCTTAAGCCTCCCCATTGCCAGCCAGAGCGGGCAACCGGTGGCGGTTATTGATGCCCTGTTCACGGCCACCTCGGCTACGGCCGTGACCGGTCTGGTAACAGTTGATACCCAGACTACTTACTCTTTATTTGGTGAACTGGTTATTCTCACTTTAATTCAAACCGGCGGCCTGGGTTTTATGACCCTATCTACCCTGGTCGCCCTGCTCCTGGGCAAGCGTATCACCCTGAAGGAAAGGCTGGTCATGCAGGAAGCCATGAACCAGCTGACAGTAGAAGGGGTCGTGCGCCTGAGCAAGTATGTCCTCATTTTTACCCTGTTTGCTGAAGGCCTGGGGGCGTTGCTTTTAAGTATCCGTTTCAGCAGCCAGATGCCCCTGGGACAGGCCATTTATTTTGGTATCTTCCATGCCGTCTCCGCCTTCTGCAACGCTGGCTTTGATCTTTTCTCCAGGAGTCTGGTTGATTACCGGGGCGATTTGCTGGTCAACATGGTTATTACCTTGCTAATTATCTTTGGAGGTCTGGGTTTCAGCGTCGTAGCTGATATTTATACCAAACGTTCCTGGCAGCGGCTCTCCCTGCACAGCAAGATCGTCATTCGTACCACCCTTTTGCTAATCGTTACGGCCACAGTAATTATCTTTCTCCTGGAGTATACTAACACGAAAAGCCTGGCGCCTTTGCCTCTAGGAGAAAAGATCCTGGCCTCATACTTCCAGGCCGTGACGCCGCGGACGGCCGGGTTTAATACCCTCGTAATCGGCGACTTAAGGCCGGTAACCCTGCTTTTTATCACCATCCTGATGTTTATCGGTGCTTCGCCGGGGTCGACCGGCGGCGGTATCAAGACAACTACCTTTGCGGCCATTGCCGTGGCTGTCTGGACCATTATCCGGGGTAACGTTGATATTGAGGTATTCGGCCGGCGGTTACCCCGGGGTACAGTCTTAAAGGCCCTGGCCATTGCTGCTGTTTCCCTGCTCCTGATAGTTACCGTAACTGGCATTTTATTAATTACCGAACAGGCAGATTTGCAAATGGTACTCTTTGAAGTAACTTCAGCCTTTGGCACCGTCGGCCTTTCCATGGGACTGACGCCAAAGCTGACAGTGGCCGGCAAGTTGCTTATTACCGCTACCATGTTTACCGGCCGGGTAGGCCCCCTGACCCTGGCCTTTGCCATTGCCCAGCGCCTGGGCCGCCAGGGAATAAAACATTATCCTGAGGAGAGGATTATTGTTGGCTAA